In the Cyanobacteria bacterium QS_8_64_29 genome, one interval contains:
- a CDS encoding IS5/IS1182 family transposase → ERRADMHQAFLKLGCALILFNHLQKFC, encoded by the coding sequence TGAGCGGCGTGCTGATATGCACCAAGCCTTTCTCAAGCTGGGCTGCGCGCTCATCCTGTTCAACCACCTGCAGAAGTTCTGTTAG